The following proteins are co-located in the Eriocheir sinensis breed Jianghai 21 chromosome 34, ASM2467909v1, whole genome shotgun sequence genome:
- the LOC127007203 gene encoding nephrin-like, whose translation MVISTTINYDTAPRYHNSLPAAPDAPVCAGTGRERTKGVARGSTASIKCLVEAEPAEDITWSWVRKGVDGTMEELPNEDVRVDGLSSSIIVTPTTPEDYGRFLCRAANSIGRQREACVMTLVPVGPPDTPTNCSVSPADPSTVHASPTTAALTVTCFEGFDGGLPQYFTLETWQDNDLVANMTR comes from the coding sequence ATGGTAATATCAACAACGATAAACTACGACACAGCACCCCGTTATCACAACTCTCTCCCCGCTGCCCCAGACGCTCCGGTGTGTGCCGGGACGGGGCGGGAGAGGACCAAGGGGGTGGCCCGCGGCTCCACAGCGTCCATCAAGTGCCTGGTGGAGGCAGAGCCCGCTGAGGACATCACGTGGTCGTGGGTCAGGAAGGGAGTGGACGGCACGATGGAGGAGCTGCCCAACGAGGATGTGCGGGTCGATGGCTTGTCCTCCAGCATCATCGTCACGCCCACCACGCCCGAAGACTATGGACGCTTCCTCTGCCGCGCCGCCAACAGCATTGGGCGGCAGCGCGAGGCCTGTGTGATGACCCTTGTTCCCGTGGGGCCGCCAGACACGCCCACAAACTGCTCTGTGTCCCCGGCAGACCCCAGCACGGTGCACGCCagccccaccaccgccgccctcaCGGTCACCTGCTTCGAGGGCTTTGACGGCGGCCTCCCGCAGTACTTCACGCTGGAGACGTGGCAGGACAACGATCTCGTCGCCAACATGACCAGGTGA